A portion of the Chondrinema litorale genome contains these proteins:
- a CDS encoding sensor histidine kinase, whose translation MEKIVYNFNLNVLSRLVAFGFLISLLTYILIEKSWYFTPLFISILIVINVWNLFYYLNKSHRELKDFLESIRQRDFTHNYKSYKGGSLKKELNQAFDSVIQEFKKISIEKELQYQYLQTINEQTGAGIICINSSGDVKLINPTAKKLLNKPNIRTFAEVESVFYQLFEFAYNAESGEKKLIKQENVSPAINLTVSIKEFYIGEEYIKLIHIQNISSELEENEIESWQKLIRVLTHEILNSLTPVVSLSKATAELLIEENTDRPKSINEIEDDDIKDVYKSLLTVQSRSKKLINFVNAFRDISKLPNPQLSDIKLNKQLQEIASLLEQELSKRNIELQLKVNPEDLYLRADKEMFDQVLINLILNARDALEDTENPKIKIEAFQKNSTKIIILVIDNGKGISPEYLDQVFIPFFTTKRNGSGVGLSFSRQLLHLHRGNIYIDSRINNGSTIRLEYPLS comes from the coding sequence TTAATGTACTCTCAAGATTAGTAGCTTTCGGATTTCTTATTTCTCTATTAACCTATATTCTAATAGAGAAGAGCTGGTATTTTACGCCACTATTCATTTCTATATTAATAGTAATAAATGTATGGAATCTTTTTTACTACTTAAATAAAAGTCATAGAGAACTAAAAGATTTTTTGGAATCTATAAGGCAAAGAGATTTTACGCATAATTACAAATCGTATAAAGGAGGAAGTTTAAAAAAAGAACTCAACCAAGCCTTTGATTCAGTGATTCAAGAATTTAAAAAAATCAGTATCGAAAAAGAGTTGCAATATCAGTATCTACAAACTATAAATGAACAAACAGGAGCAGGTATAATATGTATTAATAGTAGTGGTGATGTAAAATTAATTAACCCAACAGCTAAAAAACTATTAAACAAACCTAACATAAGAACATTTGCAGAGGTCGAATCTGTATTCTATCAGCTATTTGAGTTTGCATATAATGCCGAGTCTGGCGAAAAGAAATTAATAAAGCAAGAAAATGTGTCTCCAGCAATCAATTTAACAGTATCTATAAAAGAGTTTTATATAGGTGAAGAGTATATAAAGTTAATTCATATACAAAACATCAGCTCTGAGTTAGAAGAAAATGAAATTGAATCTTGGCAAAAACTAATAAGAGTACTGACACATGAAATATTAAACTCTCTTACTCCAGTTGTCTCCTTATCTAAAGCTACTGCCGAATTGCTAATTGAAGAAAACACAGATAGACCTAAATCTATTAATGAGATTGAAGATGATGATATAAAAGATGTATATAAGAGCTTACTAACTGTACAGAGTAGAAGTAAAAAATTAATAAACTTTGTAAATGCATTCAGAGATATTTCCAAGTTACCAAACCCACAATTGAGTGATATCAAATTAAATAAACAGCTTCAAGAAATTGCATCTTTGTTAGAGCAGGAACTTAGTAAAAGAAATATCGAACTTCAATTAAAAGTAAACCCAGAAGATTTATACCTACGAGCAGATAAAGAAATGTTTGATCAGGTTTTAATCAATTTAATCTTAAATGCAAGAGATGCATTAGAGGATACTGAAAATCCAAAAATTAAAATTGAGGCTTTCCAAAAAAATTCAACTAAAATTATTATATTAGTTATAGATAATGGAAAAGGCATATCACCTGAATACCTTGATCAGGTATTTATTCCATTCTTTACCACAAAGAGAAATGGCTCAGGAGTAGGATTGAGTTTCAGTCGCCAGCTGCTGCATTTACACAGAGGCAATATTTATATAGATAGTAGAATAAATAATGGGAGTACAATCCGTCTAGAGTATCCTTTAAGCTAG